The genomic stretch TGTAAATCAAATCTTCCTCGCCCATTTTCAGCTTCCACGCGGCGGAATAGCTTAGGTCAGGCGCCTCGTTGCCTGCGATCATTGCGTTCAGCTTCTGCAAAAAATCGGTACCAGTTATATGGACGGGCTCAATCGTTATATTCTTATGGATTCCTTCAAATGCTTTGATTGCATCCTCCACAGCTTTTTTCTCCTGCGGGCTTCCCCAAAACGTGAATTTCAGCTTCACCTGCTCATTAGTACCAGAGGACTTATCTTTAGTTGAATTACCGTTCACTGCGGTATTTTTCGACTGGCCGCTATCGTTATTTCCATTTGCGCAAGCGGTTACAATCATCATGACGGCTAGGAATACAAACAATATCGTTTTCGTACCCGATCGTTTTCTCATTTTGTTATTCCCCCAGTTTAGAATGTAAGCGCTGCAGTCGCTTATCCCTATTGTAAGACGGCCCCAAGTAAAAACCTATTGCACAAATCTTCGTATTACGGACGATTTTACGGTCAATCCGTTTACATAGCGTTTTGCAGTCGCATAACGAGGAAACACCTTTCCGGCCGTATATCGGCCTCAGAAAGGTGTCTGTAAGGTTCATTCATCCTGCTTTCGGAAAGGGATGATCATGTTGACGCGCGTGCCTAATCCCAGCTCCGATTCTATTTCAATCCCGTACTTATTGCCGTATAGCAGCTTAATCCTTTTGTCTACATTCTGTATGCCGACACGATTAGAAGCCCCCGTCAGCAGCTTTTTTAATCGCTCCGGCTCAAACCCGCGCCCGTTATCCTCTACGCAGAACCGGATGTCATCTTCCTGACGCCTCCCATAAACGGTAATAAGTCCACCAATCTCCATATCGCGGAATCCGTGAATAATCGCATTCTCAACGAGAGGCTGAAGGAATAGCTTCGGCACATAGGCTACCAACAACTCAGACTGAATATCGAAGTCGACGCGGAGCTGCTGGTCAAACCTGTTTTTCATGATCGCGATATAATCCTGCAGCCAGCTTACGTCGTCTTTTAGAAGCGTAGTATCCTTTCGATTATCCGATGTGTAATGCAACATCCGAGACAGGCTGATCAGCATTTCACTCATCTTCTCCTTCTGGCCATATTCGGCCATCCAGTTGATGATATTCAGCGTGTTATATAAAAAATGAGGGTTCAGCTGAATGTTAAGTGCTAAAATTTCCGTTTCCTTCTCGCGCAGTTTGACGATGTAGTTTTCGTCGATGAGCTGCTTTACCTTCTCGTTCATGCTGTTAAATTTAGTGAGCACATGGCCAAGCTCGTCCCTGCCTTCCACATGGATCTTCGCGTTGAAATCCCCGCCGCCAACCCTTTTAATTGCAAGCAGCAGCTTATTGATAGGTGAAGATATTTTAGTTGAAATCAGGTAGGCGAATAAAAGTGAAAGCCCGAGGAGCGTGGCTCCGAGCGTTACCATAAAAAACTGAATTGTATGCAAGATATCATTTGTAAGCACGGAAGGTGGTATCAGCACGATCGATGTCCAGTTCGTCACCGCGGAAACGGCAAAGCAAGCAACCATACGCTGACCCCCGACCTCTACAAAAGCCGTCCCGCTTCCCCGATTGCGTGCCTCTTTCATCCAAGGAGACCCTTCCGTAAGCGCTAGCATTGAATTGTCTTGATGGGAGACGATCGTTCCATCTTCACTTACGACAAGAAAGAGTGCGCCATCTATCGGAATGCTGTTTTTAAATATATCGGTGTATATATTATCCTTA from Paenibacillus sp. FSL H8-0548 encodes the following:
- a CDS encoding histidine kinase; this translates as MRLKNKLILSYIVLITLPLAILSAGYYYTSKEIMLDLARSNVLEIVKKNNQIIDERISIVQDNSLSLMVECDLFQIFDGKGPSDEMQLLLTDDRVTGILNRYFAQSNDLYSVELVTRAFVYGSKSKNTYPPGNFYESSLFDRATAEKGRIAWVPTYDYSQMYHLSELADADIDYRYLFSGVRELNPSCVKNDVVVRTQNGSEKPILVMNFKDNIYTDIFKNSIPIDGALFLVVSEDGTIVSHQDNSMLALTEGSPWMKEARNRGSGTAFVEVGGQRMVACFAVSAVTNWTSIVLIPPSVLTNDILHTIQFFMVTLGATLLGLSLLFAYLISTKISSPINKLLLAIKRVGGGDFNAKIHVEGRDELGHVLTKFNSMNEKVKQLIDENYIVKLREKETEILALNIQLNPHFLYNTLNIINWMAEYGQKEKMSEMLISLSRMLHYTSDNRKDTTLLKDDVSWLQDYIAIMKNRFDQQLRVDFDIQSELLVAYVPKLFLQPLVENAIIHGFRDMEIGGLITVYGRRQEDDIRFCVEDNGRGFEPERLKKLLTGASNRVGIQNVDKRIKLLYGNKYGIEIESELGLGTRVNMIIPFRKQDE